The region TCAATTACACACAGCTCTTTAATTTAGTCTTAATCCATTTCTCACACACCACTTAGCGTCTCAGACTCCTGAAGGTCCTCCAGGCTGACATCTAGAccatcttcatcctcatcctctttgATCATCCTCATTCTCTCTGGTTGGTCGAGGTCCTTGGAGCTCGGACCTCTTCTGGGCCGTTGCCGCCGGGACCGGGTTTGCGTGGACACACTTGTTTCATCCTCAGAGGAGGGGCCGCTGGTGCAGAGGGCCGTGCTTTGCTTACTGACCCTTGTTCTTCTGGGTGCCACGGCTTCCTCAGAGACTTTACAGGCTGGTTTGGGTGCTGAACGGGTTTTACATGAGACAGAGCCCTTTGTTTCTGACTCCATCACAGCAGGGGGAGCCGTCTCACCATCACTCTCATCACTAAAGTCAAcctgatacaaaaaaaaaagacagacaagtGTATAAAAGGATTGAAGGTTAATTTAATTTCATCAGTATTCAGTCAGTTGTCAAAGGGGGAGAAGCATGGAAGGTATGCAAATTGCACTTCCCAAACCTTAAATCGTGAGCGCTTGGTCCGTTTGGGTGCAGCTGGAACATCTACTGTATTTTCCTGTTGAGGAGAAGAGTCTTTAAACACCTGGAAGGAGCCCTTTGAAGCAACCTTTGTCCTTGCAGGTCTGCGGCTGCCAGGCATGGCCTTGGAGACTGGTATTGGGGTGGAGATATCAGGCACCTCACTGGTGAAGTCAAATGCACTCAGGTCCCCAGCTAGGAGGGCAGGAGTTACCAAGGATGTAGATTTGGGGCGGGGGGTCCTGGTTGCCCGGGGCGTTTTAAATTCCATGCCATGTTTTGCATTACTGATTTTAGGCACGGAGTCCTTGGCTTTCTTTGAGGAAGCAGCAGACACTTCTTTGGTCTTCTTAGTAGAGTGCTCTTTGGAGGCCACTCTGTTGCCATCAGGGAGGTTCTTAGCAGATGTCCCCACTGCTGGGAGAAGTTTGTCATTGCTGGAGCACTTTGGATGGGTCTGTTCTGTTCTAGGTTTGGACTGCTTTTTGACCTTGGGAGCAGCTGTTGTCAGTGGTGGGGTCCAGCCCCACACGGAGGAGAAGAGATCATCAGAGCTGCACTGCCGTTTCCCAGTTAGGGCCAGGAGGCAGGCCTCTGCCTTAGCCCTGAGAAGGGCCGCCCTAAGAGGGGCCAGCTCTGGATACATGGCCCCTTTAGGTTCCACAGCCTCTAGCCCTGCCTCAATCTCCTCCCACAGGGCAGCAGCCTTGCCCTTCTCCTCTGCCCCACAGCGAAGCTGCATCAGCACCGAGCCCAGATGTGCCCTGCCAAGCTCAGCCTTCAGCAGGGACGGGGTGGGACCAGCTAGCCCTTTAGTGGACAGGAGGGTAGCCAGGTGGACGCGTAGCTTAACGGTAACGCTACGACAACGCAGCTTGGCGAAGTAGCGTAGTCTATGGGAGTTTGGTGACTCGTCATGGAGGTGTGCCTGTGCCAGGGCCCAGCGGACGGCCACGCGGCCCAGGCTGGGCTCACTGCAGCAGGCACAAGAACAGCCCTCGCCGTGGGTCAGGCAGGCTAGCATGCGCTGCCGCTTGGGCTTCAGAGGGGGTGACGCTTCCTGGCCTAGCTCAGACAGTGCTTCCACGGGCTCCCGGCCCAGCGCACGACAACTCAGGAGGCCGCGGAggtcttcctcctcatcctcaggAGCCAGGGTGGCAGAGGTCTGAGCAGCTGGTCGGCCTTTGCGAGGTTTTATTTTGAGCTCAgatttctgctgctgctgatcGCCAAGgtctgtgaaagagagagatgaagaggttggggggggggggggagtatttTAGAAAATTTTACCTTTAAACTTAGCGATTCCAATTCAACctttaaaaccatttttcttttttaaaagtatacaTCATCTTAGTGTAAGCTATTGTTTATCTAGGACTCTCTTACCTGGTTTTATATTTATCCTTATAGtgtaaaacaaaatccaaaaccAACCTGCTTTCATATGGTTAATAATACTGTATAGTCATAATTCCCAAGTTGCTAATAccagtatatacatacacacacacagttatccTAAATCTACACACTTCAGCTCTAAGCAATGACGtttactgttatttatattatttgcaCTTTGCTTACCTGTGCAAAGATCCAGCAGGTTTCTGACCTGTTCCAAATCTAAAGCACTGACTTCACTTGCTCCTTTCATCAACTCCAGCTCAGCCTTCATCACCAACATGTcagcacagctacacacacacacaatcctcacaATTATTCCATCAAGTACCTCTTgaccactctctctcacatatatgCAGGAGTGTGGGACTTACTGGGTGAAGGTGTGTAGCTTAGTGGCAAGTTTAAGAGCCTCCAAGCACTGGGCCTTGGCCTCATGAGCTGCCCCAGCactactcctcacacacaccaccctctcagAGCACAGCAACACCTCACTTAGTAACAGCCATTTAAACAGCACACTGTCCCCTACAGAGCCAGGCAGATGCAGGTAGAAAAACGTTCATGTAGCCACAAAATCAAAGACGCCAAGCACTACATATTTCACGTTTGATTGTCTTGTGTATGAAGTTACTGAAGAAAAGAAGTGTATGTCTTTTACCTTGGTCGACAAAGCGAGTGTCCACGTTGTGACCAGGTGCTCCATAAAAGCCATTTCCCAACAACATCATCACCAGACTGCACAGCAACTTCAGCGCTTCATACTGGGCCGTGTCTGGAGTCTTCACACCTACAGCCCGCACACATGAATTCATATTTATAAACTTGTTACAATTACCCCAATAACAGCAAGTACCCTTCATGTCTTTGACCACGTCGCAGAGGGTGTGTACCATGCTGGACGATGGTTTGGCGCAGGTTTGGCGGGAGAGTGCTTGTTTCCAGACTGAGGTAGATGCTGGCTGTCTGTAGTGCTCGAGCTTTTAGCATGTACCAGCTCTTAGAGTGATGCTGTGCTGTCTCTTTTAAGACATCACACAGGCTGGACAAACCATGCtctacctgagagagagagagagagagagagagagagagagagagagagagagagagagagagagagagagagagagagagagagagagagagagagagagagagagagagagagagagagagagagagagagagagagagagagagagagagagaatcttcTGAGAGAAGCTAATTTCAGCTCTTCAGGTCTCTGTTAGAGGAGAGCCCAAACTAATCTATGCATCTATCTATTGTTAAGATGTCCTAAGATTTTGTTCGAGTACCAGCTTGAAATGACGTGTGGGCATTGGTAGCCCAGAGGTtaagttacttgacttgtaattggtaGGTTGTGGGTTCGaggcccaccactgccaagttgccactgtttggtccctgagcaaagcccttatccctcaattgctcaagttgtactcagtcataattgtaagttgttttggataaaagcgtcagctaaatgctgtaaatatgtcacAGCAGAAGGACTTTAGCTGTCCCCTTCTCCGGTTGGTCAATATTATCTTAAAAAGCGGGCGAATTACTGCTATTGAGTAATACTGAGATGAATCTGGACTCATTTGATATAAATGCaagacatttacacatttaaaaatgaaatgcttgGGGGTGTGCGCGTACGCATTACCTCTCCTAGAGAGTAGCAGAGATGAGCTCTCAGCAGTCTGGTTGTAACTGACATGATAGTGATGCCCTCAGAGTCTGCTTCTCCAGCCAAGGACTGCTCTGCCTGCTCCAGCTGCAACTGatcgcacgcgcgcgcacacacacaaaatcagtaCTGTCCCATGGAAAACAATATTGCTGGACAATACAAAGAAAATCATTATTCCTTGTGTAATTATCCACCAGGTACCTGAGCAAGCTGGGGAGATCCCAAGTCCAGCAGGAGTTTGGCAGAGTGGCAGAGCGCACTGGCACTATTCTGGCCATCACCGAGGAGTTGGAGCAGAGTCGCAGCCAGCTGATAGCTCTGCAGAGCCCTCAGTGGCTAGGACAGCAGAGGCAGAAACGGCACAACGGACAAACGGTTTAGAGATGACTTCTGCCACCCAAGCATGGCCTGGAGCTCCTGCTTGATTAGAAAACCCACACCAGCTGTAATCTCACCCTGGGGGGCAGTGCAGGTGTACTCACCTTGGCCATCAGTGAGTAGAGGGCAGCCATCAGCAAGATGGAGGAGGCAGTGCTTTTGGGATCTCTCACTGCAGGCATCGATCCCTCCTTCAGCAATGCCTCCCAGAGAGATAAACATCTATCCAAAGGCTCACAAtgttctaaaacacacacacacacacacattttacattccACATctacttttaaacaaaaatgggATCACACAGAATTTAGTGTTGCCAGCATTAGGCTTCCATTCACCATGCTTGTGAAAGGTTtagtgcagggtgtgtgggcGTTCCTTACTATTGTGCTCTGCCAGGTTGAAGCGGAGTCCGTCATACACCAGCTGACTCTCCTGGAgtttctgtttgtcttcatAATCCAGATCATTGGTGGGAACCGGCTCCAAACTCCCACCGCACTTACTGCCCTCCTGCACTGCACGTAGACGCTTCTCTATATCAAGCGCCTGGcacaaaatatgtaatattaataataataataataataataataataataaatacccCTACACCACACACGCTTATATCAGTCAACAGTATCCCATCACTAGGAACACTAGCTGTGGTAATATTCAAATTCTCTGaacagttaaaatatatatatgaagcaaCATGACAATGTTAATTACTTCCCTTACCCCAAAAATAGAGGGTGGATTTACACTCTTGAAGACATATGATTACTAAACCATAACTCATACGTTGCAGCACTGACCTCCTGGAGGTGAGCTTcgagtgtgcagatgaagagccagagagaggtgtgtgcCTTTTCATCCTTCAGTCTATCAGCATTGTCAGCTgtctctggctcctcctccaaCAAGCGCAGAGCCTCATGGGTAAAATCAACTGCAGTGCTGAGCAACACAAAAATGttagttttaaaaaaggtaATGCAATTTAATTGTTAATGACACTAAAAGACTGTCTTAATACGTTGCCTTGTGAATGCATGCAAAGTGGACATTAATGGGTGTATACGTCAACATGGACATACCAGTCAATTTGCTGACTGAAGTCCTGATAACACACCACCTGTGCCATCTCACACAGGTATGAGGCAcgcctaagtgtgtgtgtgctgtcttcATGACAGATATccaggaggtcacagagagtGTTATAGCGTTCCTGTGCCGTGTCACCAGCCTGTTCTTTATATATAcgcagctcctcctccagcagaCACACCATCACCTCCTCATCCACAGGTGATGCTCCCAAACCATCACGCAGTGTCCTGACAAAGGAGGACAGCACTAGGGGAGGTCTAGTATTACACAGAACCTAGCTTCATTTCATACTAAATAAACCTTAAAAaggttgccccccccccccccccaaacacaagATTTCACTTAACCTATAGTTTCAAAGGAACAAACATTTCATCAGTTATAGAAATTTAACAACCAAACTTTACATCAGTAATAAACATTACTGTGGCAACATTCTACTGTTGCAGTTTCTCAGTGGATACACTTTGAGCATGCATGTTCACATTACCTGAGGCGCGCGTCTTCTTCTCCTGCACGTGCAGCATCACACTTGGTTTTGACCCACAGCGAGACTGGCTCCGCAAGGTGATCTAGGACCCGTACGCCTAGAACCTGAATCCATCGCACCACCCAGTCTAGAGCCCTCTCCAGCTGGGCTGCCCGACGACTGCAATGCACAACCAGCATGAAGCAGCGGTTCACCTaaacgaacacacatacacacaccttgaaCACCCTGCAACAGGGAGCAAGAGGTCAAGTTAGAAGACCAGATCCCGTGAGCACATGTGGGGACAAAACTTACTCTGtccacagggagagaggcagggcagTCCTTATTCAATTCCTGACATACAATCTCAGCCAGTCCAAATGCTTCCTTATACAATTTCCTGTTAAATAACTCATACACTACATTATTCACCGCACACActagcatgagagagagagagagagatgtatagtTATCAgtgattattttaataatattttgtgcTTATATGTACATTAGAAGGAAAAACGGTTTGATTAAATGTATAGTTAATGGTTATTATGATTTACCTGATTTGAGTAAGAAGCTGTCATTTGACAATTTGCGTAGTTCATTCATCATACATCCTAACGTTGCCTGGCAGTATAACATAACTCTGTTGAGAGAATTACCAAGTGATTCCTAGAAAACCGAAGTGTGCAGccagacacaaaaaaaaggaaaacaaacacagactttAGTTTATGAATCATCATAATGCACTTAATCCTTGCAGTGTATAAGGTAGGTGAGCATTACTTGTGAGCTACGAAGGCTGTCGTAGGTGCTCATGAAGCCCTGGTACAGACTGAAGCACAGTGAATACTGCAGCTGCTGCGAGAACGAACTCTGGAAATCACAAACAGAAAGGTAAAAACAGAAAGGCACCAGCATCAGAATTCACCCAGATGTTAATAGACAtacctgctgctgtttcagcaAAAGCTCCTGATATTCCtccaagaaagaaaaacaggccaGCAATGAAGTCCCACCCATCCCTTTTGCTTGCCCCATCTCTGTTGCCCAGAGGACCAACTGACACGCCTCCAGTATGATACAGCCTGCATCTCCCAAAGCAGCAGGCAGCCCTCTCAGGACACGTGCACAGTCTGTGAAAATCTTGCTGCATTCCTCCCCAGAGCTAAGGGCACAGTGCAGCTGCACTGCCCTACTGATGAGGCCTAGAGGTGGGCATAGAACGTCGCTGATCCGCTGAGCCATCTCCAGAGCGCTATCCACCAGCAGCGTGGCCTCGGCCCACAGCCTGCTCTTACACAGGAGCCTGCACATCTTTAACACCACCTGACACCTCACAGCCAGCAAGGGCAGAGGCAACTTGGAGTCCCCAATAGCATGCTCACCAAGTGAGGGGCCAAGGAAACACGCCCGCAGCTCAGAGAGTAAAAACACGCCATCGTCCTGGGACAAGCCCCCGCAGGCTTGCGCATACTCGCCTACCGCCTCCTCCACAAACAGAGGCACCTTGGACAGGGAGGATGGTGGGGTGGCCGTGTCCTCCAGCAGCCGGAAGAGCAGAGCCTGTAGCTGCCAATGGAGTCGCTCTCTGGGAGGCAGGCTGGAGGCCCGAGAGCCACAAGAACCTGAAAGCAGGAGACTGTTCCATAGCACTGCAAAACAGTTCCGCACCAGAACACGGAAGTCTTCAGCCTGCCGACAGAAACATCTCAGAATGAATATTAAAAGATGCACCAAGCATCTCTGAACATCCATACTGTTTTAAGAAAAGCTCATGCATAAGTGTAATCTCTATGCATATATTCAGTTTAGAATATGACCATAAGGCTACTAAACTGTAGTAAAAGTGAATGATGCATGAAATAACGCCCTATTATTTGTCTCAAGAGAGCTAAGCCATTTCTGTACCTCTGTCGATGAGCCCTGTAGTTTGACATACATGATTTCCCCAAGTCGGCTAGCAGGACCATGAGCTCCTTGAGTAACCAACTTCTGCAGGATGTGGAAGATTATTTTCTCCAGATAAAAGGGGCAGCCCTGTGTCCTGGGCTCTGTGATCAGCCCGTAGCCCTGCACGGCTAGCTCTACGAGATCCACCAAACACTCTAAATGCTCCAGCTCCAAGGCTCCAGCACCAAGCCGCTGGTTGCATGCTCGAATGATACGATCACACACCGTCCGGCCCCATTGGCCGAGGCCATCAACTACATGTTTCTATAGTAAAGCAGATATGAGTACAACTCACATTGAAGTACAGTGCATCTGAGAAAATGACAGGGACAGTTAAGGTTTTTTTCTTACCTTCAACTCATCGTGAAGAACCACTGTGTCTTTAAGACACAATATTCGTTGAAGGTAGTCATCTGTTTTTAGACATTTCATTCTCCTCTCAGtgttttttctgtaaatgtaaattgcttGGTTAGCTATGTAATGAGGGAATGAGCTTAGTATTAGCCGTCAAAAGCTCACAGCGAGTGGTCCAGATGTGAACATAacttttataataattaaaaatattgagtGGTACCAAAGCAGTAACACGTTGCAATCTGAACGTAAAACGATTGTCAGCACGGTCATACCCACACTAATAGTTTTGACGAACGAAACAAAAGCCTAATGATCAATGAAGTTCATGCATTGCTTCTGTGCCTGCAATCTGTACGCGTTGTTCGTGATCAAGTGTACAAAGAGATAATCAAATGTGCGACAAAGGCTTTATGCATCCTCCGCGTTGATATTTCCAAGTGAACAACAATATACGAGTAAGTTGTTAATTTCAACTTAAAGATAAGATATAAAGGACTGAAATGTCTTGCATAAATATCTGTGCAGGTTTGTACCCATGACAAgtatttcaaacacattcacaggACGCCTGTAATATTGCTAGAAACCACTCAAGACAGCGGTTAGCTAATTTGTCTTTTTGCTAACTCTAGCTAGTATTAACCAAGTCTATGGGTCTCGCTCGCAATTCAGAACGTAGTTATCTAAtaacgttaactagctagctagcctgctaGTAATATGACGCTAGTAGCTAAGGTTGCCCAAGCGTTTGAGTATCTTATATTGTAGCCTATCATGCTAGTTGCATGCCGGTGAAAATGTACAGGAACAAGCGGTAGTTGGCTTTCTCAATGAAAAACAGCAAGCCAGCTAGCTACCTTAGCTAAGTTTGAGAATTTAGCTATCTTAGGCTATCTAACctaggttagttagctaactagttaccTAGGAGTCAAGTTTAGCTACGTTTATAACTTTTGATCACTCACCACGATCCAGAGAAATAACATTTGCTatacaaaaatgatttatataACGCTAGGTGGTTTAGCTGCCTTATTCAATTATGACTACACTGTCGGCAAGGTTTCCTCCAAGTCGATGTGGatgttgtattttaaatgacaatCTAGAATCAGAACGTGGCGTCGCGCACTTATTCAAAATAGCGCATGGCCTATCGGGAAATTGCCAAGTGTATTATGGGTATTGTAGTATGGAACGCGTTTGAGCTTTACTATTAAATCAGCTCAGATAATATTACTAACACTATTAACA is a window of Electrophorus electricus isolate fEleEle1 chromosome 3, fEleEle1.pri, whole genome shotgun sequence DNA encoding:
- the espl1 gene encoding separin, with product MKCLKTDDYLQRILCLKDTVVLHDELKKHVVDGLGQWGRTVCDRIIRACNQRLGAGALELEHLECLVDLVELAVQGYGLITEPRTQGCPFYLEKIIFHILQKLVTQGAHGPASRLGEIMYVKLQGSSTEAEDFRVLVRNCFAVLWNSLLLSGSCGSRASSLPPRERLHWQLQALLFRLLEDTATPPSSLSKVPLFVEEAVGEYAQACGGLSQDDGVFLLSELRACFLGPSLGEHAIGDSKLPLPLLAVRCQVVLKMCRLLCKSRLWAEATLLVDSALEMAQRISDVLCPPLGLISRAVQLHCALSSGEECSKIFTDCARVLRGLPAALGDAGCIILEACQLVLWATEMGQAKGMGGTSLLACFSFLEEYQELLLKQQQSSFSQQLQYSLCFSLYQGFMSTYDSLRSSQESLGNSLNRVMLYCQATLGCMMNELRKLSNDSFLLKSVCAVNNVVYELFNRKLYKEAFGLAEIVCQELNKDCPASLPVDRVNRCFMLVVHCSRRAAQLERALDWVVRWIQVLGVRVLDHLAEPVSLWVKTKCDAARAGEEDARLRTLRDGLGASPVDEEVMVCLLEEELRIYKEQAGDTAQERYNTLCDLLDICHEDSTHTLRRASYLCEMAQVVCYQDFSQQIDCTAVDFTHEALRLLEEEPETADNADRLKDEKAHTSLWLFICTLEAHLQEALDIEKRLRAVQEGSKCGGSLEPVPTNDLDYEDKQKLQESQLVYDGLRFNLAEHNKHCEPLDRCLSLWEALLKEGSMPAVRDPKSTASSILLMAALYSLMAKPLRALQSYQLAATLLQLLGDGQNSASALCHSAKLLLDLGSPQLAQLQLEQAEQSLAGEADSEGITIMSVTTRLLRAHLCYSLGEVEHGLSSLCDVLKETAQHHSKSWYMLKARALQTASIYLSLETSTLPPNLRQTIVQHGVKTPDTAQYEALKLLCSLVMMLLGNGFYGAPGHNVDTRFVDQGDSVLFKWLLLSEVLLCSERVVCVRSSAGAAHEAKAQCLEALKLATKLHTFTHCADMLVMKAELELMKGASEVSALDLEQVRNLLDLCTDLGDQQQQKSELKIKPRKGRPAAQTSATLAPEDEEEDLRGLLSCRALGREPVEALSELGQEASPPLKPKRQRMLACLTHGEGCSCACCSEPSLGRVAVRWALAQAHLHDESPNSHRLRYFAKLRCRSVTVKLRVHLATLLSTKGLAGPTPSLLKAELGRAHLGSVLMQLRCGAEEKGKAAALWEEIEAGLEAVEPKGAMYPELAPLRAALLRAKAEACLLALTGKRQCSSDDLFSSVWGWTPPLTTAAPKVKKQSKPRTEQTHPKCSSNDKLLPAVGTSAKNLPDGNRVASKEHSTKKTKEVSAASSKKAKDSVPKISNAKHGMEFKTPRATRTPRPKSTSLVTPALLAGDLSAFDFTSEVPDISTPIPVSKAMPGSRRPARTKVASKGSFQVFKDSSPQQENTVDVPAAPKRTKRSRFKVDFSDESDGETAPPAVMESETKGSVSCKTRSAPKPACKVSEEAVAPRRTRVSKQSTALCTSGPSSEDETSVSTQTRSRRQRPRRGPSSKDLDQPERMRMIKEDEDEDGLDVSLEDLQESETLSGSPTGGPVADFEVLRRDLGADLSRDHVNELRSSVQPGLGMHTPLPHTHVAPGELSLDVVKSLLSSSWLLLHHFPSPSLYPHVCSLLVQLLGLSDPITTAMLHAQSLGVSTRHQMTRHLANRLRKLKKSGGDIATSLSALSLEESSTQSQAKTLTALENIYSFTSIQPTQFPQTHCQEFTRQLGDLPAGVTVCLLSLVGVCPGEVGNTILLTRLECDSAPITIRIPTAHTHCSMAALLEEMEAVLQGQKQVSGVADKVQWWEGRKALDTRVQKLIDKMEEALGVWRALLLPLTSDPELLVQLKCLEPLLTGTKITVDMLKMVLSAAPLLALSDLQSLAKGVCLLEGDFLKVLQKGVSELRGREEPKGHTVLILDKYLQRLPWENIPCLKPRSVTRMPSLHSVLGHSHLQEVDPDSVQSCGVDPKQVYFVLNPDRNLPETEKRFRDWFTSEPAWQGVCGAPPDPDQLQEAISTKDLYIYVGHGAGVRFLDAQRLQRGRVRAVVLLFGCSSAALSMQGCLEGNGIVLSYLIAGCPLVLGNLWDVTDRDIDRFTSALLQSWLSSGSGSSLFHHLVKSRDATHLKHIIGAAPIAYGLPVHVQ